CTCGTCGGGCGCCACCCACCGCGTCACGATCACCCGACCTGCGAATCGCTGCGCGAGTCGGCGTACGGGCGCCACGATGTCGGCGAACATCGGCGACCCCCACTCGCTGTCGGGGGAGGCGAAGATGTGTTGCGGGTCGATCACGAGGAGCCAGGCGTCCTCGAACTGGTCGCTCATGGGAGCAGTGTGGCAGCGAGAGGGCTACTGGCGGGCGCGCCCCGTCGGCGTGCAACTAGACCCAGGGATCGACGACCCCTCCCGCAACGCGGTGAGCAGCGGTTTGGCCCGTTCGGCGTCCATCACGAGCCGGTTGGGGTCGCTGGGTGCTGGCAGATTGGGCAGCGTGCAGGTCTTGCGGCCACCGGCCATTGCCAGCGCGAAGCGCCCCAGGGCGTACGGCCCCATCTCGTCGTCGATCCGGATCGAGTCACCGGCAGCCTGGTTGATCCGCACGTAGCGCCACGGGTTGACGAACGTCATCGGCGACTTGGCCTTGCCGCCGAGCGCCCCGATCACCTCACGCTGCCGCGCGACTCGGTCGAGGTCACTCAATGCGGTGACGTGACGCGAACGCGAGTACGCCAACGCGGTCATCCCGTCGACCTCCTGGCACCCCTTCTTGATGTCGAGGCGCGCCATCGGGTCTTTCATATCGATCTTGGGACAGATCTCCACGCCACCAAGGGCATCGACGGTGTTGATCACCGAACCGAAGCCAAGCTCGACCGCATGATCGATGTGCAGCCCGGTCAACTTCTCCACCGTGGCCACCAGCAACGGGGCGCCGCCGCGGGCAAAGGCCGAGTTGATCATCCCGGTCCCGTGATCGGGGATCTCGGCGAGCGTGTCGCGGGGAATCGACATCATCGTGTCGTCGCCGGCCCC
This DNA window, taken from Nocardioides sp., encodes the following:
- a CDS encoding LCP family protein — protein: MTDRPRGSGSGAPEEGSAEYEWLYGERPSAAGSAGADDRTRAIPTAHDRARSMPPPRDRAPETKVMPTVSRGEQRPFAPPPAPPRDSARPPRAPRRRPRLRWLVWLLVLWLVFLLAVPLWTWSKIDSVDAAPSGDRPGDTAGTNYLIIGSDKADDLSPAQRKALKTGPRGGTNTDTIIVLHTGAGDDTMMSIPRDTLAEIPDHGTGMINSAFARGGAPLLVATVEKLTGLHIDHAVELGFGSVINTVDALGGVEICPKIDMKDPMARLDIKKGCQEVDGMTALAYSRSRHVTALSDLDRVARQREVIGALGGKAKSPMTFVNPWRYVRINQAAGDSIRIDDEMGPYALGRFALAMAGGRKTCTLPNLPAPSDPNRLVMDAERAKPLLTALREGSSIPGSSCTPTGRARQ